The proteins below come from a single Felis catus isolate Fca126 chromosome A1, F.catus_Fca126_mat1.0, whole genome shotgun sequence genomic window:
- the LOC123385750 gene encoding uncharacterized protein LOC123385750, with translation MDPSQSKKLKPTRAGGNPPTFRSKGGFRGETCTSPRIAGCGFGGTGMKRSRLEPIAVLGLQDTHPSRPHRTRKLGLCLPTRHSRTWPRPPRQLKAGWGQGGSQLLPDVGGRPLLPAPSRGSSGVSFPFSSRQASTDPGGHQPAALSPSLLLTITGGFALGRLASKQECHNPPLGKSQRLPGNTIGRDRGEFRKASKERLWINPEFDTDTRKLKRGKAHREEIDITFSHFSGRDLWVIATQTQLLHWKCLAANDSEHGSYLLKSIYPSSIVITKCHRILCGQKQLLFA, from the exons GCTTCCGAGGGGAGACCTGTACGTCGCCCAGGATTGCGGGCTGTGGTTTCGGTGGCACGGGAATGAAGCGGTCTCGTTTAGAACCGATTG CTGTGTTAGGCCTCCAAGACACCCATCCCAGCAGACCTCATCGAACCCGGAAGCTGGGCCTCTGTTTGCCGACCCGCCACTCTAGAACTTGGCCTCGGCCTCCCAGGCAGCTCAAGGCAGGATGGGGGCAAGGTGGGAGCCAACTCCTACCTGATGTAGGAGGCAGgccacttctcccagcaccctCCAGAGGCAGCTCAGGCGTGAGCTTCCCTTTTTCGTCCAGACAGGCCAGCACTGACCCTGGTGGCCACCAGCCAGCAGCATTATCACCTTCTCTGCTCCTGACAATCACAGGGGGCTTTGCACTGGGTCGCCTGGCATCAAAGCAAGAGTGTCATAATCCTCCACTCGGGAAGTCCCAACGGTTGCCGGGTAACACGATAGGCAGAGACCGGGGAGAGTTTCGGAAGGCAAGCAAAGAGAGGCTGTGGATTAATCCGGAGTTTGACACAGACACGAGAAAACTCAAGAGAGGAAAAGCCCACAGAGAGGAAATTGACATCACTTTTTCCCACTTCAGTGGAAGAGATCTCTGGGTGATTGCAACTCAGACCCAACTTCTTCACTGGAAGTGTCTTGCTGCCAATGACAGTGAACATGGAAGCTA ccTTCTTAAATCAATCTACCCATCTTCCATAGTCATTACCAAATGTCACCGAATCCTCTGTGGCCAGAAACAACTACTGTTTGCTTGA